GACTAGAACTTAAAGactttaatatgaaaaatatgcgaataaaaTCACACATCTTCAACGGCTTCGAATCAATCGTTGcgataaatttcacaaaactATAAACCACGCTGCTTaagagtaaaataatttattctgtcGTTAATCCGGGCCTTAATTAAATGCTTAACGCGACGCATTTTATTATCCGCTTCCTCTTTCTGCCGCTATCTCTCTTACCCGCTTGCCGATAGAAGTAAAACGTGATTTACAAGCTGCCTGCGTCGTACCTCTCTCAGTTTATGTCATTGCTCTATGCGGGTTGTTAATTGCGTTCGGGAGTCGGAATCACACCTAGCAACCGGTGTGCCCGGTTCGTATCATTATCACGGCGCGAACGTGTGTACTACGGTTTCTTCGTGTCATCGaatttgctttatttatttttatattttttaaattaactatttgttaaagaaatattaatgttcaattgatttgttcaaaattttcttgcaGACGACATTTTTATCTTACTCATTTTTAGATTACGAGAGGATTTGCTGGAGAAAAGATGTTCTTaatgattaaaagaaaaattgctagagcgtaaataataatatacagatAATGAATATGTTACAGTGATAcgcgattaataatttaagtaaaatttaagagTTAAGAGTTTTGGGGTTAAAAAGTTCTCCCACTAACGCAATTAGCAAGCTAATAAAAGGGATACTTGACGACGAGTGAAATTACAGACTGGTTTTTTCTCCACACACATAATTGAAAGGGTAAGAGACAACCCGTTGCCTCGGGGTTGAATGAAAAGGGTAGAAGGAAACGGCTCGTGCTTCCGTTTACCTCGTGCGCCTTAAGGTTCTGTGGTATGAATGAACTCGTAGAAGACCCTCCCCATACTTTAGACCCGTGAATGAAGTCGCAAAACTTTTCGACTCTTGCGGGAGACACGTTTCTCTTCAatgaacagaaaaaaaaatggccTTCGATTCTCAGACCAGCTAGCGCAAACATTGCTATTTCAATCATCGCGCCTCGAGAAGCGACGCGACAAGGAATTTCAATGATTCTAAATATGAagtaatgatatttatgtgcATTTAGCGGCCAAGCACGATAATATAGATCGTTTTTGTTAATGAAAGAATacaaaagcaaaattattGATCCAATCGGATCAACTGTTCTTCGATCTTTGATGATGCAAACACGTTTCTTTAAATCTCTGTAAAAAAACCGTAAACGATGAAATAATCTCAAGGTATGATGACGGCTCAGATGCCCGTTAATCTGCATCGCGAGCTTACattctcgaaaataaaacattatgaCGAGCAGCGTTTCCGCGGTGTAAATGCCTGAAGCAGTAAGACATGATTGCACGTTGCCTTTAGTgatgtttatataaacgtCCAGATTGAAACATTATAATACGTCCTATTGAATTaagtgttaattttatttgtatttgaagttgaaaactattatttttttaaatttttttataataattaaattttcgagCTGTTGCTTTAATCatgtattaattctttttttgaatataatattcttgattttaaatttttaatcttggTTAAaaccaataataataaaccTTAAAAAGTCTctagtttcaaaaaaattgcatgACACATGAAATATATGCAAACAATTACctaactaataaaaattgatgattGAATCAGATCATCATAAAATCTGACGAATGCGTCATAACGACATGTAACGTTTTTGCTTTATGACGAAATCAATGTGAAATTGGTTTGCAGTGGACTTCTTGATCTCAGAGCAATACGCAGGTACCTTTTTTAAAGCCGAGGTCGCTCGAAAACGGGAAGATACATAGTAACTAAAACAGCGGGCAGAATTTAGATTGAGCCCGCGGTTAAACGCGCGTTTGCGAAGGGTTCCGACGCGAGAAAGTCGTAATTGAATACGTTGAAGCGTATGATTTTGCCGATTTATCCCCGAGGCATGAAGTAAGCCGTGGTTAATTCAAACTAAATACCGGTGGTAAACGCCATGCGCGCTGATAAACTCTCTTGATTTAAGCCGCGTGCGCTCATTCTTTGATGCCGTtaaaggaaataattaaatcattatcgATTTTAACTCGAGAGGATACGCATCTCACACGCGGTTCTACAATTATTAAGGCGCGCTTAATTGTTGTTTATAtgcgataattataattaccaaacactcaaaaaaataatcttgcaataatagctaaaattttctaggtgtaaaaaattaactaaaacagataaatgattagcaactgttgtgatatttgcatatgtaattacttaatcagtttagatgacagaaacagaatatatatctgtattgtttgtgaactttaaaaagaaagtttctctaaagcgcctatctatataagatcaatcacgtgttagatcatgcaatgaataacatttagcaatggtacctaaattttttagaagctattgctagaacattactgttataaattctatatgtgacaaacaatgttttcacagatacgaaaaatagcgatacattcttgttgcgatatctagaaatctaactacatcagcgaaatatttttttgagtgaataCTATTACttgaattaaaacaaaaaattgcgtaatatttgtcttccatttctttttataatttttatcagattttatagattattgtCGTCACtgtttccaaatttttttgctttttttttactagaactattagttttaatacaaaatcgtgaagtattgcaaaattattattctaaaagtTAGAAGGAAAGTACtgcgttattatattttattaaggaGCGAAAAGAACCGGCTGGAATTTGCGTGCAAAATTAATGGCACGTACACGAGAATCATATTATGTAAGTACTGGCAAAATTTTAGGGAATAAAGCCAATTTCCAGACATCTTGCAACGTGTCTGCCACGGAAATGGTATAAGATGATAAAGGGCGTGCACTCATCTCTTAAGAGGGGCATAAAATCACTAAGCATGTAACGAGGTATTCAGAGCCTGGCCAAATTGCGATCGTGTTACAAGCatgtgagaaaaacagctgcCGACTCGCTCGATTCTGCGATCCTCCTCTCGGAAATTTAATTGTCATCTGATCATTTTAATCTCGAATTCGAGAAGCACGGTTAAAATTTccatcataaaaaaatgcaagatCCCGGAtttgaatattcgaaatattagCCACATTATGTAATTGCACTCTACCTGCATTAAGTTGTGATCCACTCGTCCaatcatattaatatcttaattttatttttttttttattaaaatactttacatataatttgGATCATtgatcattaatttaattaagacgCAAATGTAATTATGTAGAGAGAGTTTGCTAATCTTTTGATTTGTACTTTGTTTTATATGCGGACTTTTTTCGcgtaatttaatgtttttgtgCAATATTGTACTCGACATGTATCTCGATATCGAATTCATCCGCGCCGCCAACGCATCTTACTATAAAAGGTGTCGTATAATTTTTCGTGGACCATCGGCTACGAGAATTTTCagtcttaattatatttcattattcgaTACGATTAATATCGACCGATATTCGACCGATagcatcgataaaaattgatgtaCACTCATTTTTCACGTCGATTTTGTCGCATGAAGATCTTTAATATATcaacatttacattttatttttattacaaatcttATCAAcgacagaatatattatttaagttaaatttcttatttatataattagaaattatatattgatagtCGGAAACGGTTTCTGGAAAATCGATATTCAGAAacgtaaaaaagttattactcGGATGCAAATTTGTAAGAAAGTACTGCGGCCTATTTCGGCAACATTAAAGATTTCATGTTTCAACTTTCTTTATATgtattgcataaattaaatgtGCAACTGGAccgaatatttataaatgctaCTACGTGCGGGTACAAAATGACGCGTGTTCGCAAGAAATGTAACACTGTACGGCAATTTAATGGTACCGGACGCACGCGAGCGAATGCGCGCGTGGTTTCTGCTTTCACAAGACGCGAGAACAAGGTGCTGCGAGTACCTGAAGGTCAACGTGCAGGTCTCGCCACTCAATTATCGATTATGTAAATACTTTTTCGCGAAACCAAAGCGCCCGCGTAACGAAGTGATCTTTCTTCCGCGTTTAtctacaacattttaattcttacacttaaattgtatctatatatttcgatttttgttgtgattttagaaaataaattttgaaaaatattagctgctattattttaattatttttgtatctaaaatgattaaaacttaaagaaactttttttagtacctatttaaatttgtgtaattCTACCGAGAAAATATGTTCgctcataatttattttacatgtaaattattattttgtgttattttgattaatgacagaaaacatttttatccaattttgaataatgaacaaatctgctattttgtattattgcaCTTGTAGATTTTTGCCATAagtcaaagaaaaagaattacatCCACGATCTTCGTACTGTACTTCCATGTGCAACTTGCATATGAGATCTGGTCGTGTTTCGAGCGGACCATGCACCGAGTTGCATTtgcataacaaataaatgcttgcaatttatcatttaatataaGATACAAGCTTTTTACGATCAGCACTTTCGTATTTCGAAACATGCACTACTTTTTTCGTTGAAGAATATGTAACTTCTtcaataatgttaaaaatatttgcaagcTCTTTTTATGGtaactagaacaatacaggcgcgcgcgcacttattataataatttaataattatgaaatctaaatattttaataaaatttttaaaatttcaaataaccgtcaaaataacctaCGCCctcaaactgtcagaataatcgaAATAACCAATCGTCGCGGAAAAGCACTTCATTAACTATATACTTTGAGACTTTCGatacattatatatcatataaatatttttcaaacaaatacaatttcaaaatttaaattgatatatttcaccgacaattaatatgtatattacattttggAGATTTTCAcagaagttataataataaatttataaaataataataatataaataaaaataatatataaaattaaatttattaaatttataaaattgaatttataaaattataaaatttatagttataattataattaacaaattaaaaaatgtaattttgttttctataaCATAGATAATCATATTCATaactttataaaacaaataattatacgttaGAGCTATATATGCCACTTTTCTTGTGTATATCttatagtaaattataattgtcaaAATCAAGACTGTCATTATTGCTGGTTGTGATGCTACTTGGATCATCATTTCCATTGTCAACTTCTGGATAAATCtgtgcaaataattataatatttacatgataaataatcatttggATTTTGGTATGatcattatattgtatatttttataaaattaagcgCGATTTAAAATaggtgaaaaattatttataatgatgTTAACAATAATGAAACTTACtgccttttttttattcagtttagTTGGTTTGCCAAATGATGGTCATCTTTAATATGGTGATTGAAATGAGTTGCAATAGCAATAGATATGTTTCTGCATAACAAATGTTATGCTCTACTTCAAAATAATCACTTTTGGTACTTATTCCCATAGCCAACTCTGagatgtatgtttttttaattgtttcttagAATGCAAGCGTAAATAATCTTCtagatttttagataaaaataaaacgttccgattacaaataatgcattttaggCCGATGGGTtgaatgattttaaataatctcttAGTTACTCAGACATtgtgtccgtttgaagtgataAAACGCGTTCTGACGAACCAACTGTGTCGTATGcttcttgcgtatttttcaatttgtccaaatgtttatttcttgtatgataatttaaactttttgaaatagaaagagatatatttttatgacaaatattacattccactatattatcatttttttctgtccGAAATCTCAATGTCCAATCTGttccatatatattattcttttgttgTTCTTCAGAATGCAAACTTAAATGATGTTCTACAGATTCAGTTGTAGACGGAACATCTGTATTACAGATAACACATTGTGAAGAGTATtggtttaaatatttgaaatacttcCATCGTATtagtttcttcttttcttcgtcttccgaaatttctttatgtatttttatatgtctTTTGAAGCTTGACGAGCTTTTATAACGTAATGTATTTCTGCAAGACTTGCATTTCGCTTTGAAATCCGAcacttttgtataatattcccACACATTCTTGTTAGTTATAATGCTTAGAGACATtgtgtccgtttgaagtgatgaaACGCGTTCTGACGAACCAACTGTGTCGTATGcttcttgcgtatttttcaatttgtccaaatgtttatttcttgtatGATAATCTAAACTTTTTGTAATAcaaagagatatatttttatgacaaatattacattccactatattatcatttttttctgtccGAAATCTCAATGTCCAATCTGttccatatatattattcttttgttgTTCTTCAGAATGCAAACTTAAATGATGTTCTACAGATTCAGTTGTAGACGGAACATCTGTATTACAGATAACACATTGTGAAGAGTATtggtttaaatatttgaaatacttcCATCGTATTagtttcttctcttcttcgtcttccgaaatttctttatgtaattttatatgtgttttGAAGTTTGACGAGTCTTTATAAAGATATGTATTTCTGCAAGACTTGCATTTCGCTTTGAAATCCGAcacttttgtataatattgccACACATTCTTGTTAGTTATAATTCTTAGAGACATtgtgtccgtttgaagtgatgaaACGCGTTCTGACGAACCAACTGTGTCGTATGcttcttgcgtatttttcaatttgcccaaatgtttatttcttgtatGATAATCtaaactttttgaaatagaaagagatacatctttatgacaaatattacattccactatattatcatttttttctgtccGAAATCTCAATGTCCAATctgttacatgtatataattcttttgttCTTCTTCAGAATGCAAACTTAAATGATGTTCTACAGATTCAGTTGTGGACGGAACATCTGTATTACAGATAACACATTGTGAAGAGTATtggtttaaatatttgaaatacttcCATCGTATTagtttcttctcttcttcgtcttccgaaatttctttatgtaattttatatgtgttttGAAGTTTGACGAGTCTTTATAAAGATATGTATTTCTGCAAGACTTGCATTTCGCTTTGAAATCCGAcacttttgtataatattgccACACATTCTTGTTAGTTATAATTCTTAGAGACATtgtgtccgtttgaagtgatgaaACGCGTTCTGACGAACCAACTGTGTCGTATGcttcttgcgtatttttcaatttgtccaaatgtttatttcttgtatGATAATCtaaactttttgaaatagaaagagatacatctttatgacaaatattacattccactatattatcatttttttctgtccGAAATCTCAATGTCCAATctgttacatgtatataattcttttgttCTTCTTCAGAATGCAAACTTAAATGATGTTCTACAGATTCAGTTGTGGACGGAACATCTGTATTACAGATAACACATTGTGAAGAGTATtggtttaaatatttgaaatacttcCATCGTATTagtttcttctcttcttcgtcttccgaaatttctttatgtaattttatatgtcttTTGAAGTTTGACGAGcttttataatgaaatgtaTTTCTGCAAGACTTGCATTTCGCTTTGAAATCcgacatttttgtataatattgccACACATTCTTGTTAGTTATAATTCTTAGAGACATtgtgtccgtttgaagtgatgaaACGCGTTCTGACGAACCAACTGTGTCGTATGcttcttgcgtatttttcaatttgtccaaatgtttattttttgtatgataatctaaactttttgaaatagaaagagatatatttttatgacaaatattacattccactatattatcatttttttctgtccGAAATCTCAATGTCCAATctgttacatgtatataattcttttgttCTTCTTCAGAATGCAAACTTAAATGATGTTTTACAGATTCAGTTGTAGACGGAACGTCTGTATTACAGATAACACATTGTGAAGAGTATtggtttaaatatttgaaatacttcCATTGTATTagtttcttctcttcttcgtcTTCCGAAATTTCCTTATGTATCTTTATATGTCTTTTGAAGTTTGACGATTCTTTATAAAGATATGTATTTCCGCAATACTTGCATTTCGCTTTGAAATCCGAcacttttgtataatattcccACATATTCTTGTTAGTTATAATGCTTGGAGACATtgtgtccgtttgaagtgactGGACGTGTGTAACTAAATACAATACATAATGATGTCAGAAGTGTACACTGCGGTTTCTTCACACCAACAGAAAGAACCGTTTACATGTGTTGTGCAGAGCGTTTCGGTCAAACCTAGCTGACAATTATCATAACACGCGGTAATATCTCATGCCAAGTATTATTGTCAGTAAAAGAGACGTTACAATGTATTCTTtacacgaatatattttgtgagaaataatgcacgaataatatattatatgtatatgtatttttaatatgcatcAAATAAAACTTCTCAAATTAGGAGggctatattaaaaaaatctatgtattttttcgaAGTTATTTATACTGTCCTAAATGCAGTTGATATACcgattgcagaaataaatagatataattgactgattatattaaaaaattattattattatgcatttatccatctgatttattttcaaatatggCATTATCAATGGCATTATCAATGgcatcgattttttttgtgCAAGATGATTCTCTTAATgatcactcaaaaaaatatttcgctgatgtagttagatttctagatatcgcaacaagaatgtatcgctatttttcgtatctgtgaaaacattgtttgtcacatatagaatttatagcagtaatgttctagcaatagtttctgaaaaatttaaataccattgctaaatgttattcattgcatgatataacacgtgattgatcttatatagataggcgctttagagaaactttctttttaaagttcacaaacaatacagatatatattctgtttctgtcatctaaactgattaagtaattacatatgcaatatcacaacagttgctaatcatttatctgttttagttaactttttacacctagaaaattttagctattattgcaagatcatttttttgagtgatattaaaatttaacaaattggaTTGACTTATCGGCACGATGCACAGCAACGGAATTTCCAAGTTGATTTGtaacatacaaaatacatttcaattatagcagcgtttaaaataattctctctttgaaagattattattgcgtacatttaacttttacttattatttatactaataTCTAATACaagatttatgtatttatatttataaataatttaaatctataaatatcaaaaattgcaaatattttactgaatatgtgcgttacattacattatattttacgtgcaatatttttgtaaataatagaCAACAAACAAATGATTTCTTATCCTAAAGTTGTTCCGCCGGCATCTAATGTTCTTCCTGAACTCCTCTCTTTTCTCTATTCTTTTTGCAAGTTCTTCAAGACATTCACACGTTTGCGCGACGCGAATATGAAAATTGCACGATGTTTTGAACACCACTTCCGACGCGTACTTTGTCACGTTAGGACAAAAGTAAAACTCGCATGGATTACACGTTT
Above is a genomic segment from Linepithema humile isolate Giens D197 chromosome 6, Lhum_UNIL_v1.0, whole genome shotgun sequence containing:
- the LOC137000406 gene encoding uncharacterized protein; translation: MSPSIITNKNMWEYYTKVSDFKAKCKYCGNTYLYKESSNFKRHIKIHKEISEDEEEKKLIQWKYFKYLNQYSSQCVICNTDVPSTTESVKHHLSLHSEEEQKNYIHVTDWTLRFRTEKNDNIVECNICHKNISLSISKSLDYHTKNKHLDKLKNTQEAYDTVGSSERVSSLQTDTMSLRIITNKNVWQYYTKMSDFKAKCKSCRNTFHYKSSSNFKRHIKLHKEISEDEEEKKLIRWKYFKYLNQYSSQCVICNTDVPSTTESVEHHLSLHSEEEQKNYIHVTDWTLRFRTEKNDNIVECNICHKDVSLSISKSLDYHTRNKHLDKLKNTQEAYDTVGSSERVSSLQTDTMSLRIITNKNVWQYYTKVSDFKAKCKSCRNTYLYKDSSNFKTHIKLHKEISEDEEEKKLIRWKYFKYLNQYSSQCVICNTDVPSTTESVEHHLSLHSEEEQKNYIHVTDWTLRFRTEKNDNIVECNICHKDVSLSISKSLDYHTRNKHLGKLKNTQEAYDTVGSSERVSSLQTDTMSLRIITNKNVWQYYTKVSDFKAKCKSCRNTYLYKDSSNFKTHIKLHKEISEDEEEKKLIRWKYFKYLNQYSSQCVICNTDVPSTTESVEHHLSLHSEEQQKNNIYGTDWTLRFRTEKNDNIVECNICHKNISLCITKSLDYHTRNKHLDKLKNTQEAYDTVGSSERVSSLQTDTMSLSIITNKNVWEYYTKVSDFKAKCKSCRNTLRYKSSSSFKRHIKIHKEISEDEEKKKLIRWKYFKYLNQYSSQCVICNTDVPSTTESVEHHLSLHSEEQQKNNIYGTDWTLRFRTEKNDNIVECNICHKNISLSISKSLNYHTRNKHLDKLKNTQEAYDTVGSSERVLSLQTDTMSERLFTLAF